The following coding sequences lie in one Pontibacter sp. G13 genomic window:
- a CDS encoding LuxR C-terminal-related transcriptional regulator — protein MSFPLSNFDQGGTLLSEIFSEITDATLIVTDLNDGRMRYISSAFSKNFGYPTEAFIGSNISKFIDLIHPEDQNLIIQSAEQIQRTKENIHSPANHRILLRFRLKRSSGQYGWVESITHYLQYGPTGHPQLSLGLVWDVETLFGKTDFIEEDSKIQSFLGKGSFQPISNRELEVLKLIAAGQTARAIASQLSISEHTVITHRKNLLAKFRAKNIAELIRNAMRSYWLE, from the coding sequence ATGTCATTTCCCTTGTCGAATTTCGATCAAGGTGGTACGCTATTGTCCGAGATATTTTCTGAGATTACTGATGCAACGCTGATTGTAACCGATCTGAACGACGGGAGAATGCGCTACATATCCTCTGCATTTTCCAAGAATTTTGGCTACCCCACAGAGGCGTTTATTGGATCTAACATCTCCAAATTCATCGATCTGATTCACCCTGAAGACCAGAATCTGATTATTCAGAGCGCTGAACAAATCCAGAGAACCAAGGAAAATATCCATTCTCCTGCCAACCACCGTATCTTACTCCGATTCCGCCTGAAACGGAGCAGTGGACAGTATGGCTGGGTAGAGTCCATCACCCATTACCTCCAGTACGGCCCAACAGGTCATCCTCAATTATCCTTGGGGCTGGTTTGGGATGTAGAAACCCTTTTTGGTAAAACCGACTTCATCGAGGAGGACTCCAAAATCCAATCTTTTTTGGGCAAAGGCTCATTCCAACCCATCTCCAACCGTGAATTGGAGGTACTCAAGCTGATTGCCGCTGGGCAAACTGCTAGAGCTATCGCCAGCCAACTATCTATCAGTGAGCATACGGTCATTACCCACCGGAAAAATTTGCTAGCAAAATTTAGGGCGAAAAATATCGCAGAGCTTATCCGAAATGCCATGCGTAGTTATTGGCTTGAATAA